One segment of Verrucomicrobiia bacterium DNA contains the following:
- a CDS encoding PIN domain-containing protein: MLRIFFLILCVMGSWSISQLEDQWAQHPVIAILIGLVGGGAFIGIDKALKGFSLRGLSAATFGILVGFTISYFIGNSVLFKFIDEEPKLIAQIVMYVVGTYLAMVIALRAKDEFNLVIPYVKFIKENKPERLVLLDTNIIIDGRIQEVCLTGFLDAVFIVPRFVLDELQYIADAGDEIKRVRGRRGLEVLKMLQLNPRVEVKFHENELPDVKEVDAKLVQLAKMLPAEILTNDYNLNRIAELQHVRVLNLHELSKSLRPVVLPGEKLTVRLIKEGREPQQAIAYLDDGTMIVVNHARQFVGHEIEVTVASVLQTAAGRMAFAEVVNGNAGYTGHTEAGSPAEERGRLAPVN, encoded by the coding sequence ATGTTAAGAATCTTTTTCCTGATCCTCTGTGTGATGGGGAGTTGGTCCATCTCGCAGTTGGAGGATCAGTGGGCACAGCACCCCGTTATCGCCATCCTGATCGGCCTGGTCGGCGGTGGCGCGTTCATCGGTATCGACAAGGCCCTGAAAGGCTTCTCGTTGCGTGGGCTCTCGGCCGCCACGTTTGGCATTCTCGTCGGATTCACGATCAGCTACTTCATTGGTAATTCGGTTTTGTTCAAGTTCATCGACGAAGAGCCGAAACTGATTGCGCAGATTGTCATGTACGTGGTCGGCACCTATCTCGCGATGGTGATCGCGCTACGCGCCAAGGACGAGTTCAACCTCGTTATCCCTTACGTGAAGTTCATCAAGGAGAACAAACCCGAGCGGCTCGTGTTGCTCGACACCAATATCATCATCGACGGCCGCATCCAGGAAGTTTGCCTGACCGGCTTTCTCGATGCTGTGTTCATCGTGCCACGGTTTGTACTCGATGAATTGCAGTACATCGCCGACGCCGGGGATGAAATCAAGCGTGTGCGCGGACGCCGCGGCCTCGAAGTGCTCAAGATGCTCCAGCTCAACCCGCGCGTGGAAGTGAAGTTCCATGAGAACGAACTGCCCGACGTGAAGGAAGTGGACGCCAAGCTGGTGCAGTTGGCCAAGATGCTGCCGGCCGAGATTCTAACCAATGACTACAACCTCAATCGGATTGCCGAGCTGCAGCACGTGAGGGTACTCAACCTTCACGAACTTTCCAAGTCTTTGCGCCCTGTCGTTTTGCCGGGCGAGAAGCTCACGGTTCGCCTCATCAAGGAGGGGCGCGAACCGCAACAAGCCATCGCCTATCTCGACGACGGGACGATGATCGTCGTGAACCATGCCCGCCAGTTCGTGGGCCACGAGATCGAGGTCACCGTCGCCAGTGTGTTGCAAACGGCCGCGGGCCGCATGGCGTTTGCTGAAGTGGTCAATGGCAATGCCGGGTACACCGGCCACACCGAGGCCGGGTCGCCCGCCGAAGAGCGGGGCAGGCTTGCTCCTGTAAACTGA